The Cellulomonas oligotrophica sequence ACACGGGCCGCCACCTGGGCACGGGACTCGGCACCGACGCCCTGCGGGTCGGACCCCGCCCGCCAGCGCGCGTACTCCTGCGGCCACCGCGCCTCGATCTCGTGCCCCGCCATGCCCTCCCACTCGCCGAACCCGCGCTCGCGCAGCCGCGGGTCCAGCTCGACGGGCAGGTCCAGCAGCGTGCCGAGCGCGCGCGCCGTGTCGGCCGCGCGCGAGAGGTCCGACGCCACGACCCGCGCCGGGGCGTACCGGCGGCGGATCGTCGCCGCTGCCGTGCGCGCCTGCCAGCGGCCGACCTCGTCGAGGGGGATGTCGACCTGCCCCTGCAGCCGCGCGCCGGCGTTGTACGCCGTGCGCCCGTGCCGCCAGAGCAGCAGCGCGCCGCTCACGCGTCCTGCTGCTCGCCGCGCGCCTCCGGCGGGAGCTCGACCACGGGGCAGTCCTTCCAGAGCCGCTCCAGGGCGTAGTAGACGCGGTCCTCGGCGTGCTGCACGTGCACGACGATCTCGCCGAAGTCGATGAGCACCCACCGGCCCTGCGCCTTGCCCTCGCGGCGCACCGGCTTGGCGCCCAGCGCGTGCAGGCGCTCCTCGACGGCGTCGACGATGCCGCCGACCTGCCGCTCGTTGGTGCCGGAGGCGATGAGGAAGACGTCGGTGAGCACCAGCTGCTCGCTCACGTCGAGCGCGATGATCTCCTGCGCCTTGAGGTCGGACGCGGCATGCGCAGCAGCAACGGCCAGCTCCAGCGCGCGGTCGCTCGCGGTCACAGGTCCTCCAGGGGTGAGGGGCACCCCGCCCGGTCGGGCGGCGCGTCGGGGCGTGCACCGTCCCGTGCGGTGCACGGGACGGACGGTCGGGGTCGGCCATGACGGCACCTGGCCGCGCGAGGGGCGCGGCCAGGTGCCGTCGGCCGGGTCATCTCAGGGCGGGGCCCGCGAGCGGCGCCCAGGGCGCGAGCGCCTGCGCCGCGGCCGCGGCGTCGTCCTGCCGGTTGATCAGCAGCAGCATGATGAGGAAGCCGAGGACGAAGGCGACCAGGGCCAGCACGAGCAGGTGCAGCCACGTGTACGGGTGGCGGCGCGGCTCGTCGTCCTCGTCGTCGTCCTCCTCCGGGGACCATCCGCGCGAGGCGGCCGCGGGCTGCTCGCCGACCCCTGCGCCGGGCCACGCACCCTCGGGGGCGCCCGGTCCGTCGACGGTGGCACGGCCTGGTGCGGTCGAGCGTCCCGTCGACCGTCCGGGTGCGGCCGCGGGCGCCGCCGCAGGTGCCGACGACGCCCAGACGGGCCGCGGCGTGTCCTCGGGCGCGGGTGCCGGCTGGCCCGGCGTCCAGCCGGAGGGTCCTCCGGGACCGGGACCGGGGGTGGAGGTCCGGGGCGGCGCCCCGGACGGGGCACCGGCCGGAGCCGACGTCGGCGCGCCCCAGGCCGAGGTCCGCGGCGCACCGGCGGCGGGGGCCGACGAGGTCCAGCCCGGCCCTGACGGCGACGCAGGCTCGGCGGGTCCCCGCCCGCCCCACGACCGGCCGTCGCTCGGCGCGCCGGGGCCGGACGGCGCGCCGGGGCCACCCGGCGCACCGGGGCCGGACGGTGCGGGCCGACGTGCGGGCGCAGGCGCGCCACCGGACCAGCCGGACGGGCCGCCGGGCGACGCCTGCGGGCCCGGAGCGCCGGTCGGCGACGGGCCGGCGAAGCGCCCGCCCGGGGCGCCGGGCCCCTGAGGTGCGGGCTGCTCCCAGGGCGCGCGCCCACCGGGCCCCGCGGGCCTGCCGGCCGGAGGGCCGGGCGCGGGCATCGGACGGGCCGCCGGCGGTGTGGCGGGACGCGGCGCGGACGCCGGGTCGAGGTTCGCGTCACGGTACGACCGGCGCGAGCGCGACCCGTCGGGGTCGGCGGCTCCCGGCCCCGCGGACCACGACGGCGTGCCGGACGGCGCCGGGGCCGCACGGCCTGCCCGGCGCGCGGCGTCCGCGTCGTCGCGCGGCGGCACGGGACCGCCCGGACCTTGCTGGGCCGACCGCTCCATCTCACGACGGCGGCGGCGCTCTCCCGGTTCACTCATGGCGACCTCGATACAACCTGTGCTTGGCGATGTACTGGAC is a genomic window containing:
- the rsfS gene encoding ribosome silencing factor — encoded protein: MTASDRALELAVAAAHAASDLKAQEIIALDVSEQLVLTDVFLIASGTNERQVGGIVDAVEERLHALGAKPVRREGKAQGRWVLIDFGEIVVHVQHAEDRVYYALERLWKDCPVVELPPEARGEQQDA
- a CDS encoding histidine phosphatase family protein, which gives rise to MSGALLLWRHGRTAYNAGARLQGQVDIPLDEVGRWQARTAAATIRRRYAPARVVASDLSRAADTARALGTLLDLPVELDPRLRERGFGEWEGMAGHEIEARWPQEYARWRAGSDPQGVGAESRAQVAARVGGAVREHASDVVDGRTLVVVSHGAAIGSVVADLLDQPPGWRGVSGLRNAHWAELAHGPSSTPRWRLLGFNLGPTDASSDWDAGPDVPPAPETADDSTRDPD